The Fusarium poae strain DAOMC 252244 chromosome 2, whole genome shotgun sequence nucleotide sequence CTGTCGGACTTGGTGCGTTGTTTTCTCATGTTACAACTTCCGATCAGCTCAATTGATTAATCTTGTTTGCAGGTACTTGGCAGTCCCCTGCtggcgaggttgagaaggcCGTTACATATGCTCTTAAGGACGGCTACAAGCTTATCGACTGCGCCTACTGTTATGGGAACGAAGAGGAGGTCGGCGCTGGTCTCAAGGCTGCCTTTGAAGCTGGTGTCAAGCGCGAGGACATCTTTGTCGTTACCAAAGCCTGGGCTACCTATAACACCCGTGTCGAGCTGGCTCTCGACAAGAGCTTGAAGGCCCTCGGCCTTGACTACGTTGACCTTTTCCTAGTAGTAAGTCTTTCCGAGAAAGTTTGAATTACACGTGCCGTCTTGTGCTAAATAATGTCAGCACTGGCCTCTACTTCTCAACCCCGAGGGCAACGACGACAAGTTTCCCAAGAAGCCTGATGGTTCCCGAGATGTTATTCGAGACTACAATCACGTCGATGGCTGGAAGCTCATGGAGAAGCTCCCCGCTACAGGCAAGACAAAGGCTGTCGGTGTTTGTAACGTAGGCTTACCCAATTTCACTATGGTCAAAGCCTAAGTTAACACTTTTCTAGTACAGCAAGAGGTACCTCGAGGAGCTTCTGCCTCATGCGACCATCGTACCCGCTGTTAACCAGATTGAAAATCACCCTGAGCTTCCCCAGCAAGAAATAGTTGACTTCTGCAAGGAAAAGGGCATCCATATTGAGGCTTACAGTCCTCTTGGCAGCACAGGCGGTCCCGTCATGAGCGCCGAGCCCGTTGTCAAGATTGCCGAGAAGAAGGGTGTTTCTGCCTCTACTGTTCTCCTCAGCTACCACGGTAAGTCTCGATAGTGTACTATCTACTGTGGATCTACAACTGATTTCCTTTTCCTAGTCGCTCGCGGCAGCACCGTTCTCGCCAAGTCGGTCACCCCTGAGCGCATCACCGCTAACAAGACCATCGTCGACCTCGATGACGAAGACATGAAGGCTCTTAACGACTACTCTGCCGAACTTCAGAAAaacaaccaagtaaagcGATATGTCTACCCTCCTTTCGGTATCGACTTCGGCTTTCCCGACAAGTCGTGAATTCAAGGTCGGCTATAAACCAGTGTGTGGTAGTGAGACCAAGACCAGCATCATGAAAGAACAAAAGCGGTAAAAGTGAAACTATATCATAATTAGAGGTCCAGCAAAATAAAATCAAACTCACTTGACTTTGTAATTCGTCTGCACGTGATCATGCCAGCTTGGCCAAGTTTTGACTTGAACGGACATGCAAGCAAAGCACGTAGATCagactaatataataactaatgGTTAAGCTTGATAAACTTGGATGGTCTGTATCTTAATGCTCAAAACAGCTCATGTCTTTCATCAACTTTTTGCTAGAAATTCGCCGATGCTTTTCGACACTTGTAAACGTTTTATCAACACGCCTGTTCACTGGATACACTTTAATGCAAATATCCATTTGCATCACCTTCTGATGAGAATTGCCTATAAGTTCGTGGTAGggaaaaaagtattaaattgcATCGCCAATTGATACAGAACCGTGAAAGATATTGAGAATTTCCAAGGCACCACCATTCAACAAGCCCACCCGAGCGATACCCTGATAACACCATTCAAGCAGTACGATTCTATAAACAGGCCTGTGGTCATTTTTCGTTAAAGTCCACGACAACCTTGATGACAAGGTTACCTTGCTCGTCCCTCACCTTCCCTGCCATTTTGAAAGCCTCCTCGATCTTGTCCATGCCGTTATACCTCTGAGTGACTAGACGGCTAACATCAGGCATATTTTCAGGAGGGTTGGCAAGAAGCTCAATGATCTCCTTGTATGTGTTGGCATAACGGAAAACACCTACGATGTCGACTTCGCGAAGGGCGGCAGCTGACATGGGGATGGTGAGTACAGGAGTACCCATACCGATAATCATAACTTTGCCTCCAGGCTTGGTAGCGTAGATGGCGGTTTGAACACAGGTTTCGACACCCGTGCATTCGTAAACGGCTGTAACCTCGCCAACAGCCTCTCCCTTGATATCAGTCTCCTTGACCATGGCAGCAACCCTTTGAGCAAAGGCTAGCTTGTCCTCAATGGTTTGTGGGCGTTCCATGGGAACAACTACTGAAGCGTCGGCGAAACCATTGCTTGTGGCAAAGTCTAGGCGGTCCTTAAGAATGTCGGCGATGATAACTGTCTTTGCCTGGTCGGCCTTGGCAACAGCGGCTGCTAGAAGTCCAACTGCTCCAGCACCGAGAACCAGGACAGTTGAGCCTTTGGGGAGAGATGCGCGGTCTCGGGCATGCATTGCGACAGAAAGTGGCTCAACAAGAGCACCGAGGTCGAGGGTGACATGCCCGGGCATCCTAGACACGTGTTAGCATGCTGTTCGTCCCATTCACAGCCCTTACTTCAACTTACTTATGACACCACTTGGCAGGGTGGTTAATTCGCTCCTGTAGCGTTCCTTGGGCATGGGGATTGGCCTTTGCTGAGCTTCGAAATTTCATGCCGCGACAGATGTTGTAACGTCCCTCGCCACAGAGCTCGCAGGTCTCGCAAGGAAGACCAACTTCAAGGGCAACGCGGTCACCGGGCTTGAGGTGTGTGACTTCCGAACCAACAGCTACGACTGTGCC carries:
- the GAR1 gene encoding H/ACA snoRNP pseudouridylase subunit; protein product: MAPSTFKLNTGQEIPAVGLGTWQSPAGEVEKAVTYALKDGYKLIDCAYCYGNEEEVGAGLKAAFEAGVKREDIFVVTKAWATYNTRVELALDKSLKALGLDYVDLFLVHWPLLLNPEGNDDKFPKKPDGSRDVIRDYNHVDGWKLMEKLPATGKTKAVGVCNYSKRYLEELLPHATIVPAVNQIENHPELPQQEIVDFCKEKGIHIEAYSPLGSTGGPVMSAEPVVKIAEKKGVSASTVLLSYHVARGSTVLAKSVTPERITANKTIVDLDDEDMKALNDYSAELQKNNQVKRYVYPPFGIDFGFPDKS